A genomic stretch from Lachnospiraceae bacterium includes:
- a CDS encoding acetate kinase has protein sequence MAKVLVINCGSSSLKYQLIDMENESVLAKGLCERIGIEGSKLTHKPTGKAVYEEESEMKDHQVAVEKVLSALQHPEYGVIKSVDEISAIGHRVLHGGTIYSDSIVVDEDVKRVIRECFDLGPLHNPANLIGIEACEAAMPGKPNVAVFDTAFGMSMPEKAYTYAIPHEYYEKYGIRRYGFHGTSHKFVSGEALKFAGLDPEKGKVIVCHLGNGSSVSASIGGKCVDTSMGLTPLEGLIMGTRSGDLDPAVVQFICNKEGIDVNEMLTILNKKSGFLGMTNGLSSDNRDITQAAKEGNHLAQVAVEATRYRVAKYIGAYAAAMNGVDAIVFTAGIGENDWEARAGICEYLGYLGVELDEEAKKVRGERIVMSTPNSKVKVLLIPTNEELAIARETKEIVGC, from the coding sequence ATGGCAAAGGTATTAGTCATTAATTGCGGAAGCTCATCCTTGAAGTATCAGCTCATTGATATGGAAAATGAAAGTGTACTGGCGAAAGGATTGTGCGAGCGCATCGGGATTGAAGGCTCCAAATTGACTCATAAGCCCACCGGAAAGGCGGTATATGAGGAAGAGAGCGAAATGAAAGATCATCAGGTTGCCGTGGAGAAGGTACTGAGCGCTCTGCAGCATCCGGAATACGGTGTTATCAAAAGCGTAGACGAGATTTCAGCAATTGGTCATCGCGTACTGCATGGCGGAACGATCTATAGTGATTCTATTGTTGTGGACGAGGATGTAAAGCGGGTTATCCGGGAATGCTTTGATTTGGGACCGCTGCATAATCCGGCTAATTTGATCGGTATCGAAGCGTGTGAAGCAGCAATGCCGGGCAAACCCAATGTAGCTGTATTTGATACGGCCTTTGGTATGTCTATGCCCGAAAAAGCCTACACCTATGCTATTCCGCATGAATATTATGAGAAATACGGGATCCGCCGTTATGGCTTCCATGGAACGAGTCATAAGTTTGTATCAGGAGAAGCACTTAAGTTTGCGGGATTGGATCCTGAAAAGGGAAAAGTGATTGTATGTCATCTGGGAAATGGATCAAGCGTTTCAGCCTCGATCGGCGGAAAATGCGTAGATACTAGCATGGGACTTACACCGCTGGAAGGTCTGATCATGGGAACCAGAAGCGGCGATTTGGATCCGGCAGTCGTACAGTTTATCTGCAACAAAGAAGGCATTGATGTGAATGAGATGCTTACGATTTTAAATAAAAAATCCGGTTTCCTAGGAATGACGAATGGCTTATCAAGTGATAACCGGGATATTACGCAAGCTGCTAAAGAAGGCAATCATTTGGCTCAGGTAGCAGTGGAAGCGACAAGATATCGTGTGGCGAAATATATCGGGGCTTATGCAGCGGCTATGAATGGTGTAGATGCGATTGTATTTACAGCAGGCATTGGCGAAAACGATTGGGAAGCCAGAGCCGGCATTTGTGAATATTTAGGATATCTAGGCGTAGAGCTGGATGAAGAAGCGAAAAAGGTAAGGGGCGAACGTATCGTTATGTCTACTCCCAATTCTAAAGTAAAGGTTCTTCTGATTCCGACCAATGAAGAGCTGGCTATTGCCAGAGAGACAAAGGAAATTGTAGGCTGTTAA
- a CDS encoding DUF177 domain-containing protein: protein MLSFQVRNLLLDPSLQIPVDAVWKQESIAAAGEEIKCLEPWRIQGQISNVGGAVLEFSGTVDTQIAMACDRCMKPVTVPLHIVIEQRFAKDQASDASDQEEWDILPIENDRIDLDETILHEVQLGVPMKVLCKEECKGLCPICGQDLNEGQCDCEDESGDPRWEALKGLFSE, encoded by the coding sequence ATGTTATCGTTTCAGGTGCGGAACCTGTTACTAGATCCCAGCCTGCAGATTCCGGTGGATGCTGTATGGAAGCAAGAGAGTATTGCGGCGGCCGGCGAGGAAATCAAGTGTTTGGAGCCATGGAGGATTCAAGGACAGATTTCTAATGTTGGCGGAGCTGTTTTAGAGTTTTCTGGAACGGTAGATACTCAGATTGCGATGGCATGTGACCGTTGTATGAAGCCGGTGACGGTACCACTTCATATCGTCATAGAGCAGCGTTTTGCGAAAGACCAAGCTTCCGATGCGTCTGATCAGGAGGAGTGGGATATTCTTCCTATTGAGAATGATCGTATTGATTTGGATGAGACAATTCTTCATGAGGTGCAGCTTGGTGTTCCTATGAAGGTGTTGTGTAAAGAAGAGTGCAAAGGGCTGTGTCCAATTTGTGGGCAGGACCTAAACGAGGGCCAGTGTGATTGTGAAGATGAGAGCGGTGATCCCCGTTGGGAAGCGTTGAAAGGTCTATTTTCTGAATAG
- a CDS encoding YitT family protein — MGSLKVSLEKVNFKDFFNFKSLFFIALGNIIYALGVIFFILPNGLITGGTTGLGLFVHHQFGISISAFVAVFNITMFVLGFFFLGANFALSTLLSTVLYPLLLSVFETVLAGTGKMTDDPLLAVIMAGLMIGLGLGMVIKVGASTGGMDIPPLILNKKLKIPVSVGLYFFDFAVLLTQILFSDRENVLYGILLVFIYTVVLDKVLLMGEKQMQVKIISERYQEINAAILKQLNRGSTLLEAETGYTKKESYVVLSVVSKRELNQLQKIVNELDETAFMIVNQVNEVRGRGFSLEKQYK, encoded by the coding sequence ATGGGGAGCTTGAAAGTGAGTTTGGAAAAAGTAAATTTTAAAGATTTTTTTAATTTCAAAAGCCTTTTTTTTATTGCATTGGGAAATATCATTTATGCGCTTGGCGTCATTTTCTTTATTTTGCCTAATGGCTTGATCACAGGCGGGACAACGGGCTTGGGATTATTTGTGCATCATCAATTTGGTATTTCAATTTCGGCTTTCGTAGCCGTTTTTAATATCACCATGTTCGTGCTGGGATTTTTCTTTCTGGGAGCTAATTTTGCGCTTTCTACTTTGCTCAGTACGGTTTTATATCCCCTCTTATTATCCGTATTTGAAACTGTGCTGGCCGGAACCGGAAAGATGACAGATGATCCGCTCTTAGCAGTGATTATGGCAGGCTTGATGATTGGTCTGGGGCTGGGTATGGTAATTAAAGTAGGTGCCTCTACGGGCGGAATGGATATTCCTCCGCTGATATTAAATAAAAAGTTAAAAATACCGGTTTCGGTCGGACTTTATTTCTTTGATTTTGCCGTACTGCTTACGCAGATTTTATTTTCTGACAGAGAAAATGTACTATATGGCATTCTGTTAGTTTTCATCTATACCGTTGTACTTGATAAAGTGCTCCTGATGGGAGAAAAACAAATGCAGGTGAAAATCATCAGCGAGAGATATCAGGAGATCAATGCGGCAATTTTAAAACAGCTCAACCGAGGAAGTACGCTTCTAGAAGCAGAAACTGGCTATACCAAAAAGGAAAGCTATGTGGTGCTCTCTGTGGTATCCAAGCGTGAATTAAATCAGCTGCAAAAAATCGTAAATGAATTAGATGAAACAGCATTTATGATTGTCAATCAGGTCAATGAAGTGCGCGGGAGGGGCTTTTCTTTGGAAAAGCAATATAAATAG
- a CDS encoding helix-turn-helix domain-containing protein, producing the protein MKTKDVILELRTKNGLSQEELAERVYVTRQAVSRWENGDTIPNTETLKCLSKLFNVSINTLLGSPRKLICQCCGMPLEDASISKEKDGTFNEEYCKWCYTDGKFVYTSLEELTNFLVGHMSNENWPPEQARTFFEAQLPQLGYWKQKK; encoded by the coding sequence ATGAAAACGAAGGATGTTATATTGGAACTTAGAACAAAAAATGGGTTATCTCAGGAAGAGCTTGCCGAAAGAGTTTATGTGACGCGGCAAGCAGTATCCCGCTGGGAAAATGGCGACACAATACCGAATACAGAAACCTTAAAATGTTTATCCAAGCTTTTTAATGTTTCGATCAACACACTTCTAGGCTCTCCGCGCAAGCTGATTTGTCAATGCTGCGGTATGCCGCTGGAGGATGCATCTATAAGCAAAGAAAAAGATGGCACATTTAATGAAGAGTATTGTAAATGGTGTTATACGGATGGAAAATTTGTTTATACAAGCCTTGAGGAACTAACAAATTTTTTGGTAGGGCATATGTCAAATGAAAATTGGCCGCCAGAGCAGGCGCGCACCTTTTTTGAGGCGCAGCTGCCTCAGCTTGGATATTGGAAGCAGAAAAAATGA
- a CDS encoding aldo/keto reductase family oxidoreductase, giving the protein MKYLSIPGTSLHASNIIMGCMRISSLSVSELESLIKTNLELGINFFDHADIYGKGHCETLFGQAVDLHSSLRDSMIIQTKCGIRPGFFDFSKEHIINSVNQSLQRLNTDYLDVLLLHRPDTLMEPSEVAEAFTYLHQSGKVRFFGVSNQNSLQLELLQQYCPFKLCFNQLQFGLGHTPLVDAGLAANMTIDQSTQRTGEFLEYARLHEITIQAWSPYQYGYFEGLIFNNHQKYEKLNTLIQQLADQYQVSNTAIATAWITRHPANIQVIAGSTKPSRMKDVAAGSSLPLTREEWYRLYTAAGNMLP; this is encoded by the coding sequence ATGAAGTATTTATCCATTCCCGGCACATCCCTGCACGCTTCTAATATCATTATGGGCTGTATGCGTATCTCCAGTCTTTCAGTTTCTGAACTGGAAAGCCTTATTAAAACAAACTTAGAGCTTGGCATCAACTTTTTTGATCATGCCGATATTTACGGCAAGGGCCACTGCGAAACCCTATTTGGTCAGGCAGTGGATCTGCATTCTTCCCTACGAGACTCCATGATCATCCAAACAAAATGCGGAATTCGCCCCGGTTTTTTTGATTTTTCTAAAGAACATATTATCAACAGTGTCAATCAGAGCCTTCAGCGTTTAAATACAGATTATCTGGATGTTCTACTGCTGCACCGTCCTGATACGCTGATGGAGCCCTCTGAAGTCGCAGAAGCTTTCACGTATCTGCACCAATCCGGCAAAGTACGCTTTTTTGGTGTTTCCAATCAAAATTCTTTGCAGCTTGAACTCCTTCAGCAATACTGTCCGTTTAAGCTATGCTTTAATCAGCTTCAGTTTGGTTTAGGCCATACCCCTCTTGTGGATGCTGGTCTCGCTGCCAACATGACAATTGATCAAAGCACGCAGCGCACAGGCGAATTTCTTGAATATGCACGTCTGCATGAGATCACCATTCAGGCTTGGTCTCCCTATCAATACGGTTATTTTGAAGGTCTCATTTTCAATAACCATCAAAAATACGAAAAGCTTAACACACTCATCCAGCAGCTGGCCGATCAATATCAGGTTTCCAACACCGCCATTGCAACTGCTTGGATTACAAGGCATCCCGCTAACATTCAGGTCATCGCCGGTTCTACCAAGCCGAGCCGCATGAAGGATGTCGCCGCCGGCTCCTCGCTGCCTCTTACTCGGGAAGAATGGTACCGCTTATACACTGCTGCCGGCAATATGCTGCCTTGA
- a CDS encoding PLP-dependent aminotransferase family protein → MLNLTITLREDIKIPLYEQLYRAIVEQIQNGLLTANEKLPSKRFLCQQLEVSHSTVETAYGLLCAEGYIEAIPRVGYRVLPILPLKRLGALQMESIKNERFPAGPELLTFSTGAVDTEIFPYASWAKIYKEVIYQSPELLEKGEAQGDLVFRETLQHFLQEYRGVKCTPDQIVVGAGMEYLLDLVLKLFSDESRVAIEDPGYRTFYRLARDQGKRAVPIVLDEQGMQMEPLYASGARLAYVTPSHQFPMGIMMPARRRSELLEWANRCDGYIIEDDYDSEFRYRSRPIPAMQGMDPNGRVIYIGTFSRSIAPSIRAAYLVLPKPLLKVFRDRFGSQASTISRFEQHALERFIRQGMYGRHLRRSTNLYKKRLQDLKEALKKIPNGYVSGEEAGLHFLFHLPGVAEQALIERAKRNGLLLHGLSEYCYQAAYEETVLVMGFAGLSEEKTEQAIAMLQKALKEL, encoded by the coding sequence GTGCTGAATTTGACCATCACCTTACGTGAGGATATCAAAATTCCCTTATATGAACAGCTTTACAGAGCCATTGTAGAGCAGATTCAAAACGGCCTTCTAACCGCCAATGAAAAGCTGCCCTCCAAACGATTTCTCTGTCAGCAGCTTGAGGTGAGCCACAGCACCGTCGAAACAGCATATGGTCTTTTATGCGCCGAGGGATATATCGAGGCCATTCCGCGAGTAGGCTATCGAGTTTTGCCGATCCTTCCGCTCAAACGTCTTGGAGCTCTGCAGATGGAAAGCATAAAAAATGAGCGTTTTCCGGCAGGGCCGGAACTGCTCACGTTTTCGACAGGAGCGGTGGATACTGAGATTTTTCCTTATGCATCTTGGGCTAAGATTTACAAAGAGGTTATTTATCAGAGTCCGGAGCTGCTGGAAAAAGGAGAGGCGCAGGGAGATCTGGTTTTTCGGGAAACGCTACAGCATTTTCTGCAGGAATATCGGGGAGTCAAGTGTACGCCGGATCAGATTGTAGTAGGGGCAGGGATGGAATATCTGCTGGATTTGGTTTTGAAGCTTTTTTCTGACGAGAGCCGAGTTGCGATTGAAGATCCGGGATATCGGACATTCTATCGCTTGGCAAGGGATCAGGGGAAAAGGGCGGTGCCCATTGTGCTGGATGAGCAGGGGATGCAAATGGAGCCGCTCTATGCGTCTGGAGCCAGGCTGGCCTATGTAACGCCCTCGCATCAATTTCCAATGGGAATCATGATGCCGGCACGGCGGCGCAGTGAGCTGCTGGAATGGGCAAATCGATGCGATGGATATATCATAGAGGATGATTATGACAGCGAGTTTCGGTATCGTTCGCGTCCGATCCCGGCTATGCAGGGGATGGACCCAAATGGAAGAGTGATCTATATAGGAACATTCAGCAGGAGCATAGCGCCCTCGATCAGAGCCGCCTATCTAGTGCTGCCGAAGCCGCTTCTTAAGGTGTTTCGCGATCGGTTTGGCAGTCAGGCATCGACAATTTCCAGATTTGAGCAGCATGCGCTGGAACGATTCATCCGGCAGGGAATGTATGGGCGGCATTTGCGACGCTCTACGAATCTTTATAAAAAGCGTTTGCAGGATTTGAAGGAAGCGCTAAAGAAGATTCCGAACGGATATGTGAGCGGAGAAGAGGCAGGGCTGCATTTTCTTTTTCATCTGCCGGGTGTTGCAGAGCAAGCGTTGATTGAACGGGCAAAACGAAACGGGCTTTTGCTGCATGGTCTATCAGAGTATTGCTATCAGGCTGCTTATGAGGAAACGGTGCTGGTCATGGGATTTGCCGGACTCTCTGAAGAGAAAACGGAGCAGGCAATTGCGATGCTGCAAAAAGCATTAAAGGAGCTATAA
- the rpmF gene encoding 50S ribosomal protein L32 has translation MGAIGPKNKTSKARRDKRRANWKLSVPSLAKCSKCGALIMPHRICKECGTYNKRQVIQVEED, from the coding sequence ATGGGTGCTATTGGACCGAAGAACAAAACTTCTAAGGCTCGTCGCGATAAGAGAAGAGCTAATTGGAAGTTATCTGTTCCCAGTTTAGCAAAATGCAGCAAGTGTGGCGCATTAATTATGCCTCATCGCATTTGTAAAGAATGTGGGACATATAATAAAAGACAGGTTATCCAAGTCGAAGAAGACTAA
- the pta gene encoding phosphate acetyltransferase yields the protein MSTFLENVKARAKADKKTIVLPESMDRRTFEAAAVVLKEGIANLVIIGNSEEVEANSKGLDIAGATIIDPATYEKTQQYIDMLVELRKAKGMTEEMARDLLLHEYMYFACMMVKAGDADGVVSGACHSTANTLKPSLQIIKTAPGTKLVSSFFIMVVPNCELGANGIFVFSDCGLVQNPNPEELAAIGASSAESFKMLVQEEPKVAMLSHSTKGSAKHADVDKVVEATRIAKEQNPDLKLDGEMQLDAAIVESVGSSKAPDSEVAGHANVLVFPDLDAGNIGYKLVQRLAKAEAYGPITQGIAAPINDLSRGCSAEDIVGVVAITAVQAQNQ from the coding sequence ACAAAAAAACGATTGTGCTTCCGGAGTCAATGGATCGGCGTACTTTTGAGGCTGCTGCCGTTGTTTTAAAAGAAGGAATTGCCAATCTGGTTATTATCGGAAATTCAGAAGAGGTAGAGGCCAACAGCAAGGGACTGGATATTGCAGGCGCTACCATTATTGATCCGGCTACTTATGAAAAGACGCAGCAATATATTGATATGCTGGTGGAGCTTAGAAAAGCAAAAGGAATGACAGAAGAGATGGCACGTGATCTTTTGCTGCATGAATATATGTATTTTGCCTGTATGATGGTAAAAGCAGGCGATGCAGACGGTGTAGTTTCCGGCGCCTGCCATTCGACAGCCAATACATTAAAGCCCTCTCTGCAGATTATTAAGACAGCACCGGGAACCAAGCTGGTTTCCTCCTTCTTTATTATGGTTGTTCCCAACTGCGAGCTGGGAGCTAATGGAATTTTTGTGTTCAGCGATTGCGGATTGGTGCAGAATCCGAATCCGGAGGAGCTTGCTGCAATTGGAGCTTCTTCTGCAGAATCCTTCAAAATGCTTGTGCAGGAAGAGCCCAAAGTGGCGATGCTTTCTCATTCAACTAAGGGCAGCGCTAAGCATGCAGATGTGGATAAGGTTGTAGAAGCGACTCGGATTGCCAAAGAGCAGAATCCGGATTTGAAGCTTGACGGAGAAATGCAGCTGGATGCTGCTATTGTTGAAAGCGTAGGCTCTTCCAAGGCACCCGATAGCGAGGTGGCTGGACATGCAAACGTACTGGTATTTCCTGATCTGGATGCAGGCAATATTGGATATAAGCTGGTACAGCGTCTGGCAAAGGCTGAGGCATATGGTCCTATTACTCAAGGGATTGCAGCACCGATCAATGATCTTTCTCGCGGATGCTCTGCAGAGGATATTGTAGGCGTAGTAGCCATTACAGCCGTACAGGCGCAGAATCAATAA
- a CDS encoding NADH peroxidase, with protein sequence MAKFVCNVCGYIYEGDAAPEKCPQCNAPASKFTEQKGEMAWAAEHVVGVAQGASEDIMADLRANFTGECTEVGMYLAMARVAHREGYPEIGLYWEKAAYEEAEHAAKFAELLGEVVTDSTKKNLQMRVEAENGATAGKFDLAKRAKAANLDAIHDTVHEMARDEARHGKAFEGLLKRYFG encoded by the coding sequence ATGGCTAAATTTGTATGTAATGTATGTGGTTATATTTATGAAGGCGATGCTGCTCCGGAAAAATGCCCTCAGTGCAATGCACCGGCTAGCAAGTTTACTGAGCAAAAGGGAGAAATGGCTTGGGCTGCTGAGCATGTTGTGGGTGTTGCCCAGGGGGCAAGTGAAGACATCATGGCAGATCTGAGAGCCAATTTTACCGGCGAGTGCACAGAAGTAGGCATGTATTTGGCGATGGCTCGTGTAGCGCATCGTGAAGGATATCCTGAGATCGGCTTGTATTGGGAAAAGGCCGCTTATGAAGAGGCTGAGCATGCTGCTAAATTTGCAGAGCTGCTGGGAGAGGTTGTGACAGATAGCACTAAGAAAAACTTGCAGATGCGGGTAGAGGCTGAGAATGGTGCTACAGCTGGTAAGTTTGATTTAGCAAAGAGAGCGAAGGCTGCTAATCTGGATGCAATTCATGATACCGTTCATGAAATGGCACGTGATGAGGCAAGACACGGAAAAGCTTTCGAAGGACTGCTTAAGAGATACTTCGGTTAA